In Canis lupus dingo isolate Sandy chromosome 32, ASM325472v2, whole genome shotgun sequence, the following are encoded in one genomic region:
- the LOC112671697 gene encoding cytochrome c oxidase subunit 7C, mitochondrial-like, whose product MLGQSIRRFTTSVVRRSHDEEGPGKNLPFSVENKWRLLLMMTLYFGSGFAAPFFIVRHQLLKK is encoded by the coding sequence ATGTTGGGACAGAGCATCCGGAGGTTCACGACCTCTGTGGTCCGTAGGAGCCACGATGAGGAGGGCCCCGGGAAGAATTTGCCATTTTCAGTGGAAAACAAGTGGAGGCTACTACTTATGATGACTTTGTATTTTGGATCTGGATTTGCTGCACCTTTTTTTATAGTAAGACACCAACTGCTTAAGAAATAA